The nucleotide sequence TCGCCTCTATGGCATTGACCTATGCAAATCATCCTGAAAATAGTGGATCTGTCTTGCTCCAGATTCGAGGGCTATGCAAATCATTCGGGGGGCAACCTGTCCTCCGCAATGTCTCGGTAACGCTGAATCGGGGCGAAGTGGTGCTGCTGCGGGGTGAGAACGGTTCTGGGAAGACGACACTGCTGAATATTCTGACAGGTAATCTGATGCCCGATCGCGGTTCGATGCGACTTTTTACATCGGAAATGCCGATCACCTTTCAGTTCCCTCAGGCTTGGTGGCAATCCCTCAATCCCTTTGATCCATTTTGTCCAGAGGGGCTGGCAAACTTAGGCTTGAGCCGAACCTGGCAAGATCCTAGACTGTTTCCCACAGAAACGCTCCAGGATAATGTGACGATCGCCACACCCAATCAGATGGGAGAACACCCCCAGTTGGCGGTCTTCCAGCCCCAGAAAGTGCGGTATCAAGAACGGCTTAACCTCAAACAGGCGAGAATGCGACTGGCTCAACTGGGGTTGCAGGGGCGGGAAAAATCGTCCGCTGACCGCATTTCTCTAGGACAGTCGAAACGAGTGATGATTGCGCGAACCTTGCAGACAGGAGCGCAAATTTTGTTCTTAGATGAGCCGCTGGCAGGACTAGATAGTGCTGGGATGGAGGAAATTGTCTCGATTCTGCGGCACTTGGTTCAGGAGGAGAACTTGACACTGGTGATTGTTGAGCATCTGTTTAACATTCCGCGAGTTTTAGAAATAGCGACGACGGTGTGGACGCTGAAAGACGGAGAAATTAAGGTGGAGTCACCGCTAGCAGTGCGTGAGGAGCTGACACAAGCGAGTGGAGGGATTGAGGACTGGTTGAACCAGTTGCAGGGGGCAGAGAGATCGCTGCTGCATCTGCCATTACCTGGTGATGCGCAACTGTCGATTTTGCAATCACGGAGCAATTTCACTGGGACATCGGACGTTTCTGCAAATGAGAGCCTGCCTGTGCTGGAGGTGGAGAATCTGCGGATGTCGCGGGGACAACGGGCGGTATTGGGAATGGGGGAGGGGCTGTCGTTCTGCTTGCGGCGGGGGGATTTGGCGGTGCTGCAAGCGCCGAATGGCTGGGGCAAGACGACGTTGTTGGAGGCGATCGCGGGTTTGATTTCGACGACCGAAGGGAGCATCCGTCTCAACGGTCGTATCATTCACCAGCGTCCTGCCTGGGAGCGGGCAAAGCTAGGCTTGGCATTTTTACAGTCTCGAAACAATTTGTTTCCTGATCTAACGGTGCGAGAAGTCTTCCAGCTTTCTCATGTCAGTCATCCACCCGAGGATACGCGCCGATTTCTCAATCACCAAATGACAGCGCTGAGCGGAGGGGAACGGCAACGAGTGTTGCTAGCTTGCCTGGACAAAAGAGCGCATTTATATATATGTGATGAACCTTTTCTGGCGCTGGATGCGTCGGGGCTACAAGCGGTGTGGCAAGCGATTCAGCCACAGCCAAATAGCGCTTGCTTGATTGTTGTACCATCTACTGTGAAGGAGGTTGAGTGATGAAACGTCGGACATTTATTCACATGGGGCTGATCGCGGTGCCTGTGGCAGGAGGAATCATTGCCTGCAATCAGACTCCCAATCCGCAACCAACAGAGACAGCATCGCCTCTTAGCTCCGATCTGATGATTAAGATCGGTAGTATTCTTACCTTAACGGGACCAGCCGCTTTACTAGGGCAAGAAATGCAAAAGGGACAGCAATTGGCTGCTGAGTATTGGAAATCCAAAGGCGCAAATGTCGAAATTGTCTTTGAAGATAGTAAGAATCAACCCAGGGATGGACTTTCGGCGTTTCAGTCACTCAAAGCAAGAGGTATTCGTCTGTTTACGGTCAACGGCAGCGGAGTGGCGTTAGCGATCAAGCCTGAGATTAAGGAAAATGAGTCAACTTTATTAGCATTGGCGGCTCATCCAGGTATTACGGCTCCAGTACAGCCTGGAGTGTTTCGATATTCGACAACAGCAGTTGGAGAAGCGGCGGCTTTGTTTGACTGGATTCAGAAAGCTGGGTCAACGGGTACGGTGTTGCTCTTTCACTCGGCGGATGATTATGGATTGGCGTTTGCGAATGCGTTGCAAGCCAGTTTGAAGACAGCCAATATTCCAATAGTGGTGAAACCCTATCGAAGAGAGGATGTGCCGGAGATGCGATCTCTGGTGCAGTCCACAGTGCCACAGGGTTCGTATCTTCCGGTGGTAGTGGGAGTGGGGCAACCGATGGCACAGGTGATTACGGTGCTAAGGTCAATAGGCTATCAAGGAACGGTTCTTGCCAATATTGGCTATGCTCTTACAGGGGTACAGCAACAGTTGGGCACACAAGCTGGAAAAATTGCTTACATCGAAATCGATTTACCTCAAAACCCTGACTTGAAAGTGGTTGCAGAGCAATACAAAGCATCTTTTAATCAAAATATTACTCCTGATGCTTCAATTGGGTTTAATGCAGTGTCAATGATTGTGACAGCAGTACTTAACCTTAACAGTAACGATACAGAAAAGCTGAATAGTGAATTCCTCAACCAGATCAAAATTTATCTAGACATAAATGATACGAATATTATGAATAATGAAGTGGTAGTAAAGGTGAAGGTTCGTGAAACTTGAGACATTACTTATTGAACCCACATATATTGAAGTCTTGAACAGTTTGAAAGAGCTATTCGAGAACCTGGGGTATGTTGAAATGCCAGCCACTTCAATTGTTTCACCATTTTGGAATACAACGTTTACTCCTTCAAGTTCAGAAGTAATATTCAAATCTTTTGATTTGACTAATAAAGAGTGCTGTTCAATTGTCACTTGTCAACCATGCATTCGTCTTAACGATTTACCACTAATTGCAGATGGATGGCACTTGCCAACTTTCCATATGGTTTTTGCATTTCAATTTAACCCCACTAACACATTTATTAGTGAGTCGCTGAAGCACTATATTGACTATATAACTAAGATCGTTGGTTGTAGAACCCAAAAACTGTTTTTTACTGTTCCATGCGATGATCACTTTCCGAATGATGAAACCGTCATTGGATTTGGGAGAGATCTTTTAAAGTATTGCGGCATTGAGGACAGCCAGATAATTTCTTGCCGAGGCTTAGCCAACTATCAGAAAGGCAGCGTCCTCAGTGAAGACGGTATAACACATAGTACGCTAGGACCAAGAATAGAGGTTTATATTCTTGGTCCTAATGGGAAATTATATGAAATTGCAACTCTGCTGAATCTCCTTGCAAGTACGGACTCAGGCAATAGCCGTCATATCTTTGGAATTGCATTTGGAGTTGAACGACTTTCAAGTCTTGCAGTCCAACATCATAATATTTATTTGATGCCCAAGAATAAGCAGGCAATCAATAGATTGGCAAGTTACGTTTTGCATGAGACTTTTGCACCAACATCCCTTGGACAAGAAGCCAGTTGTCAAATGCTATATTTGGCTGACACTCTAATATTTACTTCGCCTAGCATTACCAATTATCTTAACGTACAACCTTATAAGAGAGGAAAAAATAATAGAGGATTGGTTCATCAATATAGGAAAATCATTAAGCAGCTAAGGGATTTAACGGTGGACACTGGAGTGGAGTGGAATGATATTCTCTCGTTTTTTTATGATGAGTATTCAATCGCGAAATTTGATATTTGTGATTTTGGCTTATTAAGTAGGTCATGATATTGACATGAGTGACTTGAATAATTCTCAAAATTTTCTAGATATCGCATACAGAGTGATTAACTCTTCTTCTGATATTTATGTAGCCTTAGCACGAGAATTAATTCAAATAACGTCAGCAGATTTTTGTTTGCTTTCCTTATCTGCCAATAGCATTACAGATTTCAAAACTATATATAAGTCTAATATTAGTTCCGAACAAATAGAAAGATATATAAACAGTTTACAAAAAAAAGTGAATTTTCAATCTAAGAGAGATTTAAACCCTGCTTTTTCTCTTAGAAGTTTTTGGAAAGCAAATGACCGATATAAGCAATCTTTTGCTTTGGTGATAGGTGCATCACAAAGTGTGAGTATGCAGTTAAAACAAAAACCTTACTACTTAGCTGTTAGTATAGAATCTAAAAGTTCTATTCATTCTGAAGGCTCACTGCTTGAAATCAGTACAGTTGAATCTTATGTATCTATAACAGCTAAAGAGAGGGATTGTCTAAAGTTTTCAGGGAAGATTAATGCTCAACAGATTTGTATCCCTAGCTTTTACCAAGATGTTTATCTTTCATCTCTAATGAAAGACATTACCCTTATCGCTGAGTATCACCTTCTGCCTCCGGATCCTATCTCAGCATTGTCTATACCTCTTGGATTTACATATTCTAATAATCTTAAAAATAATGAGTTTGTGACTATTAATTTAGCATGGTTTGGAACTGAAGAGGCCCATGCCATTGATTTAGATATCAACCTAATTGATTGGGTTGTTCAACTATGTCGATTTGTTTCTCATGAGGTGGTGACAAAGTCGATCGATCGGGAACATCTTTGTTATCTCCTCTGGGATGTGGATTCACTTACTCGACATGCTGGTTTAACTAAGGGAGAGCGGGAATCACTGGACTTAATCTTACAAGATTATAGTTTTGATGAACTGGCTAGGCACTTTGGCATTAAAACCATAGATCAAAAGCTTCAAAAACTGCGCGATAAAATAAAACCTCTCTTGAATGCAAACCCAGAGACTCGAAAAAGGCTAGAAGAATGCAAAATAGATATTAACTCCCGGTTTTTTTCTACAAATTTGGTCAAAAAGGCTCTCATGTGTTCCGAATATTACCGTGGGAATCGGCTGATTGACTGACAAAACTAATCAGCGGCGTAGCAGTACGTGTGTATCTTGAACTCGATACGATAGGTACGTTGCTCGTGCTGTTGGCGAGAGGCCATAGCGGGCTCAGGATCACGGCTATGGGTAAAACAGACATGGCGAATGAGTGTCCAACCGTTCTCTAGAGCGGCCTTGACCCAATCCCATCCGATGCGAAAATAGCTGTTGCCTCGAAACCAATGGGGGTCCACCCAGCGACGTTTGCCCGTGGCGACGACCTCGGCACCTTGGGCGGTGACGTAGAGGGTGGCGACGGCCAAGAGAAACCAGAGGCGGGAGAGGGCACAGAGGTCGCGAATCTCGGATTTTTGGAGATTCCAACCGTTGGATTGGTCATCAAGAAAGGCCTCTTCTATCTCGAATCGTAGGCCGTATTCCTCGAAGGTTTGCAGGCTGGTGGGTTCATTGCTGGCGATAGCCCAAAACTCACCGTTGACGCTGTTGTAGCCAAAAGCGACATGCACCGGGCCGTACCACTCGCCTTTGTGGAGCTTCACGGTATGCCAACAGAGCGCCTCTCCTCGCTGGGGTGATTGAAGCGAAGCTGTCATGAGATGCAATTAGCCCACAAGCTTTGCTGCGCCTGACTTCTGGCGGCTGAATTTCCCCAGGTATCTGCTTTGTACATCTTCTGAATGATAAGTTTGGATTATCTTCGCTGCCGATGTTTTACGCTCTCTGAAGCAGTCATTTAGAGGCGTAGGATGAAGCGAAAGTGGGAGAATGAGGAACTAACTGAGCATTGGAGCATTGATATCTCAGAGAGGGGACTGATTGTTCAAAAGAAGGGAGCCAACCGTTTAGGGTTCGCACTGCTGCTGAAGTTCTTTCAATGGAAGGGGCGCTTTCCGGAGAAGAAGAATGAGATTGTGCGCGTTGTGCAAGAATTTGTTGCTGAGCAATTGGGTATTTCTGCAAGTCTTTACCAGGAATACGACTGGCAAGGAAGAGCCAGTCACTATCATCGAGCAGAAATTCGCCAATTACTACAGTTTCGTCCCGTTCAGTCGTCGGATTTTGACGAGTTGCGCCAGTGGCTCATGGATGTGGTCTTACTGGAGGAAGTCGATGTCCGTCGCATTCAACAGTCGCTCTATGAGGAGCTAAAGAACCGTAGGATTGAACCCCCGACTTCTGGTCGTCTCCAACGTCTACTCAATTCAGCCAAGCACCAGTTTGAGACACAACTTTGTGTGACCATTAGTGAGCGCATCTCCGTGTCCTGCCGTGAAGCGTTGGATGAATTGACCGGACCTCAAGAAGATTCCTACCTCCTAGACCCCCAGGAGGTTCAGCTCAATCAACTGAAGGAAGAGGTGGGGTCTGCCACAGTGAAGAGCCTGGAAGCCGAGTTGTCGAAACTCGAAATTCTCCAAAGGGTGGGAGTTCCTGACGGTCTGTTTACAAGCCTGTGCGAAAGTATGGTGGAACGATATCGATTGCGGGTTGAGACAGAGACACTGACCGAGTTGAGACGGCATCCTGAGCCGATGCGATACACTCTGTTGGCGGCATTTTGCTCCTTACGCTTGCAAGAGGTCATCGACAATATCGTTGAGCTTCTGCTGCAACTGGTCAATCGACTGGAGCGACGGAGCCGCAAGCGAGTCACCGAAGAAGTGGTCGCCAAAGCGCAAAGTAGCGGTGAGCATGACAAAATCCTTTATCAGATCGCTCTGGCAGCCCTGGCTCAACCAGAGGGACTGGTCAAAGATGTGATTTATCCCATTGCAGCAGAAGAGACTTTGGAGAAATTGGTGGACAGTTTAAGTGGAGGAGGGACATTTCGAGAACGGCTTCATGCTCGCCTACGCACTGCCTATCATCACCATTACCGCCGGATGCTGCCCTTAATTCTCAAGGCGTTGGAGTTCCGGTGTGATAACCCCCAACTGCAACCCATCCTGGAAGCGCTGCGGCTTTTGAAGGATTATGCGGATACTCCAGCGCGGACTCCTTATGCGGCAGACCACTCAGTGCCAATTGAAGGCGTTCTCAGTTCCACCTGGCAGGCGGTAGCGGTCAGCATGGGGGAAAATGGCGAACCTAAAATTGACCGGGTGGCTTATGAACTGGGCGTGCTTCAAATGGTGCGGGACAAATTGCGTTGCAAGGAGATCTGGGTAGATGGAGCTAAGCGCTACCGGAATCCGGACGAGGACTTGCCGCAAGACTTTGAGGCAAAACGCGCAACCTATTATCAGATCTTGCAGCAACCCCTGGAGGTGGAATCCTTCATCGCCAAAATTCAGCAGGACATGGCTCAAGCCTTGAAGCAATTTAATGCGGGGCTGCCCACCAATTCTAAAGTGGACATTTCCTCAACTCGTGACGGTTGGATTCGCTTGAGTCCCTTGGAGGCACAACCGGAACCCGAACAGTTGAGGATGCTGAAGGAGGAACTCCATCGTCGTTGGTCCACAATTCCCTTACTGGACATCCTCAAAGAAACCGAATTTCGACTTGGGTTCACGACCCATTTCCGGAGCGCTGCCAGCCGAGAAGCCCTTGACCCTGTTGAGCTACAGAAGCGCCTGTTGTTGTGTCTGTACGCCTTAGGAACCAATCTGGGCATCAAGCGGATTGCTCCCTCAGATCACGGTGTCGGCTACTTTGATTTGCATTATGTTCGTCGCAAGTTCTTGAGTAAGGCGGCACTCCGGCAGGCGATTACTGATGTGGCGGATGCAGTATTCCGTGTCCGGTTGCCGCACATTTGGGGAGATGGCACCACCGCTTGTGCGTCAGACTCCAAGCAGTTTGGGACGTGGGACCAGAACCTGATGACCGAATGGCACCCGCGCTATCAAGAACGAGGGGTGATGATCTACTGGCATGTAGAAAAGAAGTCAGTTTGCGTTTATTCCCAACTCAAGCGCTGTTCCTCCTCGGAGGTGGCCGCCATGATCCAAGGTGTACTGCGCCACTGTACCCAAATGTCGATTGATAAAAACTACGTCGATACGCACGGTCAAAGTGAAGTTGGCTTTGCCTTTTGCTATCTCCTCGGCTTCCAACTCATGCCGCGCATCAAAGGTATTCAGCAGCAAAAGCTGTATCTACCCGATAAAGGGCAATCCAAGTCCTACCYGCATCTTCAGGCAATTATTAAACGCCCGATTCGTTGGCGGTTGATCCGAGAGCAGTATGACATGATGGTCAAGTTTGCTACCGCTCTTAAGCAAGGGACTGCCGAGCCAGAGGTGCTCTTATCTCGCTTCACTCGCAACAATGCTAAACACCCGGTTTACTTAGCTTTGGCTGAACTGGGCAGAGCCATCAAAACGATCTTTCTATGTCGTTACTTGCATGACGAACGCATTCGTCAGGAGATCCAAGAGGGCTTGAATGTCGTTGAAAACTGGAATAGCGCCAATGACTTCATCTTCTATGGCAAGAGCGGTGATTTTACTTGCGCCCCTGTGGT is from Leptolyngbya sp. 'hensonii' and encodes:
- a CDS encoding Tn3 family transposase encodes the protein MKRKWENEELTEHWSIDISERGLIVQKKGANRLGFALLLKFFQWKGRFPEKKNEIVRVVQEFVAEQLGISASLYQEYDWQGRASHYHRAEIRQLLQFRPVQSSDFDELRQWLMDVVLLEEVDVRRIQQSLYEELKNRRIEPPTSGRLQRLLNSAKHQFETQLCVTISERISVSCREALDELTGPQEDSYLLDPQEVQLNQLKEEVGSATVKSLEAELSKLEILQRVGVPDGLFTSLCESMVERYRLRVETETLTELRRHPEPMRYTLLAAFCSLRLQEVIDNIVELLLQLVNRLERRSRKRVTEEVVAKAQSSGEHDKILYQIALAALAQPEGLVKDVIYPIAAEETLEKLVDSLSGGGTFRERLHARLRTAYHHHYRRMLPLILKALEFRCDNPQLQPILEALRLLKDYADTPARTPYAADHSVPIEGVLSSTWQAVAVSMGENGEPKIDRVAYELGVLQMVRDKLRCKEIWVDGAKRYRNPDEDLPQDFEAKRATYYQILQQPLEVESFIAKIQQDMAQALKQFNAGLPTNSKVDISSTRDGWIRLSPLEAQPEPEQLRMLKEELHRRWSTIPLLDILKETEFRLGFTTHFRSAASREALDPVELQKRLLLCLYALGTNLGIKRIAPSDHGVGYFDLHYVRRKFLSKAALRQAITDVADAVFRVRLPHIWGDGTTACASDSKQFGTWDQNLMTEWHPRYQERGVMIYWHVEKKSVCVYSQLKRCSSSEVAAMIQGVLRHCTQMSIDKNYVDTHGQSEVGFAFCYLLGFQLMPRIKGIQQQKLYLPDKGQSKSYXHLQAIIKRPIRWRLIREQYDMMVKFATALKQGTAEPEVLLSRFTRNNAKHPVYLALAELGRAIKTIFLCRYLHDERIRQEIQEGLNVVENWNSANDFIFYGKSGDFTCAPVVLKEISMLCLHLLQVSLVYINTLLIQQVLSEPDWIQQMG
- a CDS encoding ABC transporter substrate-binding protein — translated: MKRRTFIHMGLIAVPVAGGIIACNQTPNPQPTETASPLSSDLMIKIGSILTLTGPAALLGQEMQKGQQLAAEYWKSKGANVEIVFEDSKNQPRDGLSAFQSLKARGIRLFTVNGSGVALAIKPEIKENESTLLALAAHPGITAPVQPGVFRYSTTAVGEAAALFDWIQKAGSTGTVLLFHSADDYGLAFANALQASLKTANIPIVVKPYRREDVPEMRSLVQSTVPQGSYLPVVVGVGQPMAQVITVLRSIGYQGTVLANIGYALTGVQQQLGTQAGKIAYIEIDLPQNPDLKVVAEQYKASFNQNITPDASIGFNAVSMIVTAVLNLNSNDTEKLNSEFLNQIKIYLDINDTNIMNNEVVVKVKVRET
- a CDS encoding ATP-binding cassette domain-containing protein; translated protein: MSKSDIASMALTYANHPENSGSVLLQIRGLCKSFGGQPVLRNVSVTLNRGEVVLLRGENGSGKTTLLNILTGNLMPDRGSMRLFTSEMPITFQFPQAWWQSLNPFDPFCPEGLANLGLSRTWQDPRLFPTETLQDNVTIATPNQMGEHPQLAVFQPQKVRYQERLNLKQARMRLAQLGLQGREKSSADRISLGQSKRVMIARTLQTGAQILFLDEPLAGLDSAGMEEIVSILRHLVQEENLTLVIVEHLFNIPRVLEIATTVWTLKDGEIKVESPLAVREELTQASGGIEDWLNQLQGAERSLLHLPLPGDAQLSILQSRSNFTGTSDVSANESLPVLEVENLRMSRGQRAVLGMGEGLSFCLRRGDLAVLQAPNGWGKTTLLEAIAGLISTTEGSIRLNGRIIHQRPAWERAKLGLAFLQSRNNLFPDLTVREVFQLSHVSHPPEDTRRFLNHQMTALSGGERQRVLLACLDKRAHLYICDEPFLALDASGLQAVWQAIQPQPNSACLIVVPSTVKEVE